In Sander lucioperca isolate FBNREF2018 chromosome 12, SLUC_FBN_1.2, whole genome shotgun sequence, one DNA window encodes the following:
- the LOC116045484 gene encoding macrophage mannose receptor 1-like, which produces MALIKLLNNTADISKMVYPTFSYQAWIGLYDDHVLGNWGWSLSDPSFYKPGETEFRPWASGEPNLVTNDRACTRFYKGQWIDDDCQSAWGSVCMDVNGSAVTFVFVNIAMSWFDAQTYCREHHTDLASVRNAADNQKVLGAIPYLGIVWIGLFRDTWKWSDGSNSSFRFWQKGQPDSGETCVAADFSNSGKWGDWTCDWKRSFICYGPGEY; this is translated from the exons ATGGCGCTTATTAAGCTCCTGAACAACACCGCAGATATAAGCAAAATGGTCTACCCCACATTCAGCTAC CAAGCCTGGATAGGGCTGTACGATGACCATGTCCTGGGCAACTGGGGGTGGTCACTGTCAGACCCAAGTTTCTACAAACCCGGGGAGACGGAGTTCAGACCATGGGCATCTGGAGAACCAAACCTTGTAACTAATGacagagcctgcaccaggttCTATAAAGGGCAATGGATCGACGACGACTGTCAGTCGGCCTGGGGGTCAGTCTGCATGGATGTCAACG GTTCAGCTGTGACTTTTGTCTTTGTCAACATTGCGATGTCATGGTTCGATGCCCAGACCTACTGCAGAGAACACCACACAGACCTGGCCAGCGTGAGAAACGCCGCAGACAACCAGAAGGTACTGGGGGCGATACCTTACTTAGGAATAGTCTGGATCGGCCTTTTCAGAGACACCTGGAAGTGGTCGGATGGAAGTAACTCCTCATTCAGGTTCTGGCAAAAGGGGCAACCTGACAGCGGCGAGACTTGCGTGGCTGCAGACTTCAGCAATTCTGGAAAATGGGGGGACTGGACCTGTGACTGGAAGAGATCATTCATTTGCTACGGTCCAGGTGAGTACTAG